CCTCTGCTGACGTCCTTTGTTCTCTAGGTCCGACCAATGGGGATGCTGAGATGGCCAACGATAGTCCTGTTACTAATGCTACTGCTATGGAGGCTTCTGCTAGCAAGGTTCTTGAGGTCACTGCTACCGCTGGAGAACCTGCTGCTGGTGTGCCCAGCCAAGGGCGTATTACTTCCTCGTCTGTTCATGACACACCTCATATTAAAGAACCACCAGGTATGATGTACTTGATTTATGTGTATAGTGAAGAAAGCTTTTTGTTCAATAACACTTGGCTGTATGAATGCTTTTCTGTTACTGCTGGGGACATAACCATGCCTCTTTTTCGCAGAGTTAGGGATAGAATCTTCTGGTGCTACCGCCAAGGGAATGAGCCTTGAAGAATTCCTAGAGAAATTTgcagaagatgaagaaaatgagAAGGTGGCAGCTGACTTCCATCCCCATTCAGGGACTACTGTTGTGTTCCAACGGTCAGAAATTCCTGCAGAAGGTCAGCCACTGCTGGTAGCAATTGTAAAGAGACATCCACACTTCATAACCGGGTGCAAGTTAGGTGGTCCGTTGAGGAAATCTGGACTCCAATTGCTTATTTCCGTGCTGTTAGACATGCAATGCACCAAGCTTGAGAGTTCAAACTTGAAGAAAGCACTTGAGTGGAAGAATGCTCTCAAGGACTTGTTATTCATGAAGTTTGGTGTCCAATTCATCCTTGATAAGATTCAGGTTGCTGTTGAGGCTTGTATTGCTCGAGACGATGAGCTTATAGTGAAGATAGCTGATCTTGAGAAAGAAATTGCAACGAAGAGAGCTGAGCTTTCACTTTTACTGAGCAAGAGAGATGACATGGTGCGGTCTTCGTCAGCTGGAGGTGCTTCGTCCTCAGCAGAAACCTTTGGCGATGGCTTATTTGactagcttttttatttttttttttttttagtagctTGGCGTTTTAGACAGTTGTTTTGAAATATGATGTGATGAAACATGTTACGTATTTTGGGTTTATTCAACTATGCAGGTTGTGTTTTGTGCAAACGTGCACCAGCCATATGAACCTTATGTAGAAACTCAATATCTTCTCAACTGTGCAAGCTGTGTCTTTGTTTTTGCACATGTATATGAATTTATTTCgtgaaaaatgatttatttatcaAAGAATAGTACGCTCAGGCAGAAATATAGTCATGGGAATTATATGcataattttgaaaatgctCGTTGTGTTCATGACTATTTTGATTCAGGATGCCCAGCTGTTAGGGCTGTAACTTTATTCATAGTTTTGAACGTGCATGCTTATGTATAGAAAGTAATATTAGAGTACTTgcaaatataataaattcatgTTTGAGGCAAAAGGCAATGCTTAATTGTTATTGGCATAGTAGGAGTTCGAGATCATACAAAAGAGAGTTGCTTGGTACATACTTGAAAGCGAAGTTAAGCATAGTACAACTTAAGCCATTTGCCATTGATAGGTTCCGCGAGACTTTCACCTTCCACTGTAGCTAGACGATAGTAACCGCTGTCATTGGCTTCCCTTATAAGATAAGGCCCCTCCTGACTTGGAGCAAAGTTGGAGGGTGCTGAGAGATTGCTCCTCACATGATCGGCTGCTTTTAGGACCATTTGTCCCTTGGCAAAAATCCTGACTTTCATGGCCTTGTTGTAAGCGTTGGCCATCTGTTGCTGATATCGCTGGGTGCAGTTATAGGCAAGATTTCGTGTTTCTTCCAAGGTTTCAAGGTCTGTAGTTCTCATTTCTGCACAAATGGTAGCATCTATATCTATTTCTTGTCCATGAACAACCCTTGGGGTAGGGACCAATAGCTCCACTGGAGATATAGCCTCGGTACCATACACAAGAGAGAATGGCGATAGACCGGTGGCTGTTTTGCTTGAGCTTCGGTATGCCCATAGGGTTTCGAGCACGTGCTCAGTCCAGCCACCCTCATACTTATGCACCATCTTGCTGAGAATTCTCAATAGTACTCGGTTGGTGGCTTCCGCTTGGTCGTTGCCTTGTGGATAGTAAGGAGTAGACTTGCGATGCTTGATGCAGCGATGGTTGAGTAGTTTTCAGAGATCTTTGTTAACAAAAGGAGTACCATTATCAGTAACAATCTTGTGAGGGATGCCAAATCTACAAATTATATGCTCTCTGATAAAATTTGCAACGGCTGGGCCTGTAGCCTTCTTTAGGGAAACTACTTCaacccactttgtgaagtatTCAGTGGCCACTAGTATCCAAATATGACCCTTGGAATGTGGATTGATGGGGCCAATTAGATCAAGCCCCCAAGTATGGAATGGCCAAGGAGTCATCATATTTTAGAGGTTGGTGGGATGAGTATGAATGAGACTCCCATGGATTTGGCAAGTATGGCAAGTCTTCACGTATTCAGCTACATCTTGTTTCATGGTGGGCCAAAAATACCCTAGGTTGAGCAGCTGCTGGAGAAGCCGCCTCTTGCCTTGATGGTTACCACACTCTCCAGCATGTACCTCTTGCATAACCGATTGTGCTTCGGGGGTCCCTAGGCATCTCAAAGGCTCCCCATTGAACCCTTTCCGGAAAAGAGTGTCTCCTTCCATAAAATAGCGGGCAGCCAACTTTTTCAAGCGGTAGACCTTCTTCTGATTATCGGGCAAGATGCCTTCTATGAGATACTCAAGGAAGGGTATGCGCCAATCACTAGTGGTGAAGACTGCACATGAATCCATCTGATCAAAAGTGTTTTGGCAGCTGGTGCATTGCTCTTGAATAGTAGCAGCTTGGTTGCTCATTTCTGGCCAGTAATAACCCAGCTGTTGGAGGCGTCTGTAGAGACTGACAGAACTGCTGGCACCACAGGATTTTTCATGGACTTCTTTTAATCGCTTGGTGGACTCACCAGGGCTCAAGCATCTAGTTAGAACTCCTCCAGGCAGCTTCTTGTACAATTCTCCAGCCATTAGAGTATAATCTTTGAGTATCTTTAAATGATCTTTCTCATCCGGTGATAATAGTGCTTCTTTAATGGGAGACCGCCAGTCTGTCTGACCTAGCAGTTGCTCAAAGAATTCTTCCTTCATCATTTGTATGACCGAGAAAGGCtttttcacaatagttacaTCTGTAGTTGCACCTTCGAATCTGACTTTTGATCCCAATGTGGCTAGGGCATCGGCGAAGCGATTATCGGACCTTAAGGAGTGTTCAATATTGAATTCATCGAAAGAGTCCTCCAACCTTTGAGACATAGCTCTATATGGAGCTAAAGATGGTTCCTTGAGTGCAAAATCTCCTCTAGCTTGGCAAACAACCAGATTTGAGTCTCCAATCACTTGAAGATGCTTAATACCCATTTCATGAGCTACTGCTAGGCCCGTAAGATATGCCTCATATTCAGCCATATTATTGGTGCACGGGAAATCAAGTTTGAACAACATAGCCACTGTTTCTCCAGTATTTTTGGATAGGACTATCCCAGCCCCTCCTTCAGAAGTGGTAGAGGATCCATCAAATCGTAAGGTCCAAGCAGCCCCAGCTGCTTCCATCAGTGCAACTGCTGGCAGCTCTCCAGGTACATCATCAGTAATGTCCCAGCTGTCCTCACTAGGAAAGTTTGATAGTAAATCAGCGATGGCTTGACCCCTTACAGCCGTTAGGGTGATTGCTATGATCTCAAACTCAGATAATTGTAACAGCCATTGTGCTAGCCTTCCAGAAAGAACCGGTCACCTTAAGAGTGAATGGATTGGATGAGATTTTGTTAAGAGTTGTACCGTATGAGCTAGCAGATAATGACGCAGCCGCTGGGCAGCATATATCAGAGCAAGACAAGCCCTTTTAGCCCTTGGGTAGCGAGTTTCCGcatcttttaattttctgcTAACATATTAAACTGGTCGCTCAATCCCTTCTTGATCATCTTGGGCTATAAGTGCTCCTATTGCCTCATCATTGGTAGCCAAATATAACTTAAGTGGTTTTCTTGGTATGGGTGCGCATACGGTTGGTAGCCTAGTCATAAGTTGCTGTAGCTGGAGAAATGCCTGCTAGCATTTGGAATCCCAGCGGAAGGGTCTTCCTTTTTTTAGCAATGGTGCAAAGACAGCCGTGAGGGCAGCAAGATCGGGAATAAACCGTCGGATGTATGAGAGCTTACCAACGAAACTTTTAAGCTGTGTGAGTGTAGTAGGTGGCTTCATGGTAACAATGGCTTGACTTTGCTAGGATCAATGTCTATGCCTCTTTGGTGGACAAGAAATCCCAGAAATTTCCCAGCCGTAACTCCAAAGGAACATTTGAGTGGATTCATGCGAAGCTTGTAGAGTCGACATCTTTCAAAGACCTTTCACAAGATAGCAAGATGATCTTTTTTTCGTTTTGGACTTCACAACGATGTCATCCACATAGCCCTCAATCTCTTTATGCATCATGTCATGAAAGATTGTGGTCATAGCCCTTTGATACGTGGCTCCGGCATTTTTGAGACTGAAAGGCATGACGGTATAGTAAAAGTTGCCCATAGGAGTTCAGAAGGCTGTTTTGTCCGCATCTTTGAATGACATTCTGATCTGATTATACCCGCTGAAACCATCCATGAATGAGAACATAGCATGCCCAGCAGCTGAATCAATGAGCATATCCATATTCGGAAGCGGAAACTCatctttagggcatgctttATTAAGATTTCTGAAGTCAACGCAACATCGTATTTGTCCATTCTTTTTCTTGACTGGTACAATATTTGAAAGCCACTTCGGGTGCATGATAGGCTTGATGAACCCAGCTGTGAGGAGCTTTTGAGCTTCTTGAATAATTTGAGCTTCAACCTCAGGATGGAATGTCCGCATGGGCTGCACTACTGGTTTTGCCCCTGGTTCCACATTGAGAGCATGTGCTACTAGGTTAGGATCCAAACCGGGAATCTCATGGTATTCCCAAGCACATAGTTGAGCCTTTTCCAGTGGTGGCAATGTTGCATTGACCGATGTTGGCCTCTAGATGTTAGGATCATCACTGAGATTAATGGACTCCAACTCCACATCAGGTGAAAAATTAGTTACCGCTGGGGGCTCTTTAGACAATTCTGCTAGACTGCTGGGCAGATTTTCTTCTACCGCTGGGGTTTTTGTTTCTTGAGTATAACAGCAAGTTGGTGTAGTACTTGCTTCATTCAGTCCGGGACCCTTCTGTTTGAGACTGCTAGGCCCTATGTACCGTCATAAGCGATACCCCAAACGACCATCCGGCAGCTGGCTTTGTACACATTGTGGCTGTGAGAGACCGCTGGGGGTTTCCCCacgttctcttttctttcttctttgatcaaGGAAAGACCTCATGTCTATCTCTGGATTATTCTCAATATCTTGCCAGTGGGGTAATAGAGTTCCAACGGCCCTTGAGGTAGAATCTTCCCCACTTGGGGCGAGCTCATCATAGAAAGTGGCCTCAAAATAACGTGCCTCGAATAGATCAAATGGTGTAAGATTAGCAGGGATGCGTAGAGGCTTACCATTGAATCTCCCTTTGACACATTGGTGATACGTGAAGGGCATAAGCTTGTGTTTATGGAGCCATGGCCTCCCTACTAAAGCATGATAAGAAACGGTTGAATCGATAACATGGAATCTGGTGAGGGCAATAACGGGCCCCACTTTAAGGACTAATTGAATACTGCCAAGAGTGCATTCATGAATTCCAGCGAAGCTAAAAACCTCTATAGGTGCCCCAACGATTCTGCTGAGTGGGATCCCAGCTGCTCGAGGTGTGCTAGTTGGTATAAGATTAAGTGATGCACCGGTGTCCACTAGTGCCCTTCTTATGTGAACATCATTAATTTGAGCAGCAACATATAATGGTTTACTATGATCAGGGTGTTGTACCTCCATGTCCTCTTCGGTGAAGGTAATGGCATTAGTAGTCTCTAGGAAGGCTCGACTGGCATGAGCTTCAGCTGTGAGGCAGTGTGTTCCAAAGCTGGCTGCAATGGATACAAGGGCTTTTGTTGCTGTTCTCCTTGACTCCTCTTTAAGCCCTAACTGATTGAACAAAGTCTGAAAGGCAAGGCTTCTTTGAAGAGTAGAGTTAGCTGCTGGGGGCAAACCTGTACCACCGGCAGCTTCATTGTCATCAGCCCTATCATAAAAAAGTACAGTTGCCATGGCCTTTCCTCTAGGATGCTGAGGCAATGGGTTCCGCTGGATCCCTTGCTCACGTGTGAGATTCAAAGTACCATCAGAAATCTTCTCATGAAACGTTCTTCGGACCGCTCTACAATCTCTAGTTCCATGGCCCACAAATCGGTGATACCGACAATAGAAAGGCTTCCTCATATCTTCCTGAGTAGGCTCTCGGATAGGCTTGAATGGCCTAAGTACTCCATCAGCCATCCATTTGTCAATGACGACATTCATTTCTTCATCGGTGCATGGTATAAGAGGGTACTCTtcctccctttctctttttcgCTTTTCTCTGACTATTGGTTCACCGCTGGTGATTGTGAGAGCATGTGGaccacttttcttttctggCTTGGCCTTTTCGGTAGTGGAAGGCTTGACTGATACGGCTGTCTTCCTAGCTTTCTGGAGCAGCTGGGCAAACTGAATAATATCAAGATTTTCCAAATGGGCACGGTACTCATGAGACATGTTGTCAATGCAAATTTCAACAAGCTCTTGTTCTTTGAACTGCCCATAGCAATCAAGAGCAGCATCCCTAAATTGTCGGATGAAATCAAGGAGTCCTTCGGAGGACTTTGCTTGGTGTTGTGAAGTGTGAGAATGGTAACCTTTTCTTCTCCATGGAAATATTTTGAGCAGAAATTTTCAACCATGTCGTCCCATGTAGCAATGGAACCCGGCTGAAGGGTGGAAGACCATGTGTAGGCACGATCGGTAAGAGATTTTGAGAACTCTCTTAGACAAAGATCACCATTTCCAACAAAAGGACCCATAGAATTGAGAAATTTGTTGACATGCTCAATAGCATTCCCTTTCCTCCCATCATAAAGAGAGAAGGTAGGAGTCTCATATTTCTTCGGATACGGCTTGCTTAGTAACTCAGCTGGGTAGGGTGGCCTACGTATAAAGTGCCTTGGTTCCCTCGGTTGGCTAATCCTTTCCCTTTCCAGCAAAGCAGTGAGATCAGATAATGTAACAAACTGAGGAAGAGAGGCATTTTGCTCACCAGACTGAGGATTCCTAGCGGCTGACCCTCTCTCTTACTGGGTTCTAGGATCTGGCTGTTCATGTAATGGCTGGGGTGTTGGCCTTTGAGTTTCTCTTAAGATCCTCAAAGATTCAGCAAACTCGAGCTGAGCTTGTTGCATTCCTTGTAAAGTCTCCATGAGGAAAGAGAATCGGTGGTTAGAACCCTCTTGGTTAAACCTATGTTGGCCAGCCTGTTCTCCTTGTGTGGCTGGGTTGCTATGGCTTTGTGCAGCTGGGGGACTGTCGTTTTGAGTCCCTTCTTGTCAGCTACTCCGCAACCTAGGAGGCATGGTGAACTTTTGGCTTCAGTAGgatccccagtggagtcgccaaAATGTCGGgggcaaaaaagtttcatttccaacaaatgaggtTTATATTGGGTCGGGGCCCTAAACCAAAACTCGACGATTGGCTCGATACACAGCCCAAAGGCTATTGGCGAAGATCCAAACAATTCACCGTGTTTTCATGCCTTAGGCCTAGATTGAGACTTGCAAGAACGGCCCTTAAACAATCCCTACAGTGAACACGTCAGTGGGGTTAAAAAGTCTACTGTGAGAAATGACCCAGCGGTAGAgtgtttctgcagaaaataac
This genomic stretch from Castanea sativa cultivar Marrone di Chiusa Pesio chromosome 9, ASM4071231v1 harbors:
- the LOC142608865 gene encoding uncharacterized protein LOC142608865 gives rise to the protein MVHKYEGGWTEHVLETLWAYRSSSKTATGLSPFSLVYGTEAISPVELLVPTPRVVHGQEIDIDATICAEMRTTDLETLEETRNLAYNCTQRYQQQMANAYNKAMKVRIFAKGQMVLKAADHVRSNLSAPSNFAPSQEGPYLIREANDSGYYRLATVEGESLAEPINGKWLKLYYA